A single Rhopalosiphum padi isolate XX-2018 chromosome 4, ASM2088224v1, whole genome shotgun sequence DNA region contains:
- the LOC132929659 gene encoding uncharacterized protein LOC132929659 produces MILLIMFYYSIILFCFNLNYCLSENMRSYKLLSNTPTTRYCPPDLKNIYRIYEKHPDLPEISICCASRISNRFMLTEKICIKKFNPQFIKVQSCNKIIKYRVQALYTPQFENEINGVLLIEINGIPNTFFNETTNYYNTFFIENNNYLWDKKQCTIYGTNIKSSNRMAINYYEKWITISNNTITIKRKCQELANGNKWLCPIRQDVQFCEEDIGCPMMCDNQLIGIASQRYNWRTWAMKMDCGNLDVEFRYLFLNWEYVNWIKQVIGTNP; encoded by the exons ATGATTCTACTTATTATGTTTtactacagtataatattattttgctttaatttaaattattgtttatcagaAAATATGAGAagttataaactattatcaaaTACACCAACAACTAGGTATTGCCCGCcagacttaaaaaatatatacagaatTTATGAAAAACATCCGGATCTACCAGAAATATCAATTTGTTGTGCAAGTCGAATAAGTAATAGATTTATGTTGACTGAGaaaatttgcataaaaaaatttaatccacAATTTATCAAA gttcaaagttgtaataaaataatcaagtatCGAGTGCAAGCCTTATACACACCTCAGTTTGAAAATGAAATCAATGGAGTGTTATTGATTGAA ATAAATGGAATTCCTAATACGTTCTTTAAtgaaacaacaaattattacaacacattttttatcgaaaataataattatctttggGACAAAAAACAATGCACAATTTATGGCACGAATATAAAATCATCAAATAGGATGGCAATAAATTACTATGAAAAATGGATAACAATATCAAacaatactattactattaaaagaaaatgtcAAGAGTTAgctaa TGGAAATAAATGGTTGTGTCCAATAAGACAAGATGTGCAATTTTGTGAAGAAGATATAGGTTGTCCAATGATGTGTGACAATCAATTAATTGGAATTGCCAGTCAAAGATATAATTGGAGGACTTGGGCAATGAAAATGGATTGTGGAAATTTGGATGTGGAATtcagatatttgtttttaaattgggAATACGTGAATTGGATAAAACAAGTCATTGGGACAAAtccttaa